From Corvus cornix cornix isolate S_Up_H32 chromosome 17, ASM73873v5, whole genome shotgun sequence, the proteins below share one genomic window:
- the SPOUT1 gene encoding putative methyltransferase C9orf114 homolog encodes MADAESGVGKRCKGAQVEDRKVDWRRWKQERKAEKKKWKEMKLLKKLEKQRMRELAEQEAQKQKEQKEDRGRHHTLSVALPGSILNNAQSLELRTYLAGQIARACAIFCVDEIVVFDEHGEDVKSVEGDFEGIGRKGKACVQLARILQYLECPQYLRKSFFPKHEDLQFAGLLNPLDSPHHMRVDEDSEYREGIVLDRPTKPGRGSFVNCGMRKEVQIDRQLNPGLRVTVRLEEPQNPEAKARKGTVVSSHHPRTVSGLYWGYSVRLASCLSAVFSECPFKEGYDLSIGTSERGSSVDQVTLPSFRHALVVFGGLEGLEAGVDVDPNLEVTDPSVLFDFYLNTCPSQGSRTIRTEEALLISLSALRPHIEEAVKTPRDS; translated from the exons ATGGCGGACGCGGAGAGCGGCGTGGGGAAGCGGTGCAAGGGCGCGCAG GTTGAGGACAGGAAGGTGGACTGGCGGCGCTGGAAGCAGGAGA ggaaggcagagaagaagaaatggaaggaaatgaagCTGCTAAAGAAACTGGAGAAACAGCGGATGCGGGAGCTGGCAGAACAAGAAGCCCAgaagcagaaggagcagaaggaagacaGAG GCCGTCACCACACACTGAGCGTGGCTCTGCCCGGCTCCATCCTGAACAACGCGCAGTCCCTGGAGCTGCGCACGTACCTGGCGGGACAGATCGCCCGGGCCTGCGCCATCTTCTGCGTGGATGAGATCGTGGTCTTCGACGAGCATGGAGAGGATGTGAA gagTGTGGAAGGGGATTTTGAAGGAATTGGGAGGAAAGGCAAGGCTTGTGTGCAGCTGGCTCGGATCCTGCAGTACTTGGAGTGCCCTCA GTACTTGAGGAAAtccttttttccaaaacatgaGGATCTGCAGTTTGCAG GGCTGCTCAACCCCCTGGACAGCCCCCACCACATGCGGGTGGACGAGGACTCGGAGTACCGGGAGGGCATTGTGCTGGACCGGCCAACGAAGCCAGGCAGAGGCTCTTTTGTTAACTGTGGGATGAGGAAG GAGGTGCAGATTGACAGACAGCTGAACCCCGGTCTGCGAGTCACTGTGCGCCTGGAGGAGCCCCAGAATCCAG aagCCAAAGCGCGCAAAGGCACCGTGGTGTCCTCGCACCACCCTCGGACAGTCTCAGGCTTGTACTGGGGTTACAGCGTCCGCCTGGCCTCCTGCTTGA GTGCTGTCTTTTCTGAGTGCCCGTTCAAGGAAGGCTACGATCTCTCTATTGGGACCTCAGAGCGGGGCAGCTCTGTGGACCAGGTCACTCTCCCCTCCTTCAG GCATGCCCTTGTTGTATTTGGAGGCCTTGAAGGCTTGGAAGCTGGGGTTGATGTGGACCCAAACCTGGAGGTCACTGACCCAAGTGTCTTGTTTGACTTCTACCTGAACACGTGTCCCAGCCAAGGCAGCAGAACCATCCGGACAGAG gaagCACTGCTGATCTCTCTGTCTGCGCTGAGACCCCACATTGAGGAGGCTGTGAAGACACCCAGAGacagctga
- the ENDOG gene encoding endonuclease G, mitochondrial gives MLRARWVLPLGVGAGLGAALGRREHRDQGDAAEGLLARLPVLPAVAAASLPAPPGSGRTELSKYGLPGLAQLRSRESYVLCYDPRSRSALWVIEQLNRDTLSGASDRAACDFQEDDSVHEYHRATNADYRGSGFDRGHLAAAANHRWSQKAMRDTFYLSNIAPQNPHLNQNAWNNLEKYCRSLAKNNRNVYVCTGPLFLPRMEADGKMYVKYQVIGKNNVAVPTHFFKVLILEKESGEIELRSYVMPNSPVDDKIPLERFLVPIESIERASGLLFVPNILKRTSNLKAITAGKH, from the exons ATGCTGCGGGCCCGGTGGGTGCTGCCGCTGGGGGTgggcgcggggctgggggcggctCTGGGCCGCCGGGAGCACCGGGACCAAGGCGATGCGGCCGAGGGGCTGCTGGCCCGCTTGCCCGTGCTGCCCGCCGTGGCAGCGGCCAGCCTGCCCGCGCCGCCGGGCTCGGGGCGCACCGAGCTGAGCAAGTACGGGCTGCCCGGGTTGGCGCAGCTGCGGAGCCGCGAGTCCTACGTGCTGTGCTACGACCCGCGGAGCCGCAGCGCGCTCTGGGTCATCGAGCAGCTCAACCGGGACACGCTCAGCGGCGCTTCGGACCGCGCCGCCTGCGACTTCCAGGAGGACGACTCGGTGCACGAGTATCACCGCGCCACCAACGCCGACTACCGCGGCAGCGGCTTCGACCGCGGGCACCTGGCCGCCGCCGCCAACCACAGGTGGAGCCAGAAGGCCATGCGGGACACGTTCTACCTGAGCAACATCGCCCCGCAG AATCCTCATTTAAACCAGAATGCCTGGAATAACCTTGAGAAGTACTGCAGAAGCTTGGCAAAAAACAACAGGAATGTCTATGTCTGCACAGGACCCCTCTTCCTGCCCAG GATGGAGGCCGATGGGAAGATGTATGTGAAGTACCAGGTGATTGGGAAGAACAATGTGGCTGTCCCCACCCATTTCTTCAAGGTGCTCATCTTGGAAAAGGAGAGTGGGGAGATTGAGTTGCGCTCCTACGTTATGCCCAATAGCCCTGTGGATGATAAAATCCCCCTGGAACGGTTCCTGGTTCCCATCGAGAGCATTGAGCGAGCCTCAGGGCTCCTCTTTGTCCCAAACATCCTCAAGAGAACAAGCAACTTGAAAGCCATCACAGCTGGAAAGCACTGA